A single Montipora foliosa isolate CH-2021 chromosome 7, ASM3666993v2, whole genome shotgun sequence DNA region contains:
- the LOC138009546 gene encoding uncharacterized protein: protein MFGIICCHNYCLALNHLIILELRQRLEAQQREILQRFKEEQQEQSVPSEILSRGPRAVKAFNSALKDGTALVRRLPIMIVGQHRVGKTSLKKSLTGEAFSATQASTEGIETDPSHFKISMEVWRTGQKGIEVDVDSKVFFDRHVASLMVKSLKGEQEKMPGVSVFKSSGGSSRSEQTEKDTAETNIFETKLSDNLVKLSIEMLESDQKLEREDSIYSTLWDFGGQMVYYATHPIFMTDKAIYILTCDLSRNPYHQANIPEREGLYKKADDINFTDTNMDLLDFWLSSIYSLASSNASSLATALPEMSPTRLPPVFLVCTHADKPYTESPHEHPNARKMALEIYGFLRTKIYKDHLFQDVFVVDNTKSGSENDCQEVIRLREEILAIAKELPHLKQPIPLKWLKYENELHRLREEGHKWIPIEKAMEIAFDTCGLRDDDEFCAATNFLHDQRILIHFSGQQALERMVILDLQWLIDIFRSIITIRPYERSERTVEDLWHKLEMTGILDERLLIHAWKSLSVTEETHSSLLAIMERFSLLCSWPTQDANQQYLVPSMLKSAPTDDVFKLLDSIQVPSLFIRFELGRVPPGLFPRLVLQFYQWSKKEWKSPVNPELSRNFALFHILPDQGTSVILLCHSFCIEVAVHTGDCAVETATSGLNYGNFDMSTSLAIHWQLRMILESMRNEFDWLSNIRFEMCVCCPICSLKGTVKCRAHDVRGCECLHLLSESELQQCQFCTKPGIRGDCRIRIQMFAPWFSFSVAQARGTSVNQTSLGYGTVGRSPASLKKAASEKALALPEEVVNAIHVPSCDPKGVVLRFQESLHLTPTALDNPENEDKRWIRCFANTAKSQNRNDVVEYLRNIVPAGTTGPLLDEGLDVQCIPFKQRMELTFFLTVGGRWKELAIRLGISNNGISFLDERHTNPSDVLLDIMAKHHPFHVGELYDMLVESELPLAADIL from the exons AACAATCTGTTCCGTCTGAGATTCTGTCACGTGGTCCGCGTGCTGTTAAAGCCTTCAATAGTGCTCTCAAGGATGGTACAGCCCTCGTAAGAAGACTGCCAATCATGATAGTTGGCCAACATCGGGTCGGAAAGACCAGTTTGAAGAAGTCTTTGACTGGAGAAGCCTTCAGTGCAACGCAAGCTAGCACAGAAGGAATAGAGACTGATCCTTCCCATTTTAAAATCTCAATGGAAGTTTGGAGGACAGGCCAGAAAGGAATAGAAGTTGATGTTGATTCCAAGGTCTTCTTTGATCGCCATGTAGCGAGCTTAATGGTTAAAAGCTTGAAAGGAGAGCAAGAGAAGATGCCGGGGGTTTCCGTCTTTAAATCCTCGGGGGGATCAAGTAGAAGTGAACAAACCGAGAAGGACACTGCAGAGACTAatatctttgaaacaaaactaTCGGACAATTTAGTGAAATTGTCAATAGAAATGCTTGAGAGTGATCAGAAGCTTGAAAGAGAGGATAGTATTTATTCAACACTGTGGGACTTTGGAGGTCAGATGGTCTATTATGCCACCCACCCAATCTTTATGACAGATAAAGCCATTTATATCTTGACGTGTGACTTGAGTCGTAATCCATATCATCAAGCGAACATTCCTGAGAGAGAAGGGCTGTACAAGAAAGCTGATGATATTAACTTCACTGATACAAATATGGATTTGCTCGATTTTTGGTTGTCATCAATTTATTCGTTGGCTAGTTCAAATGCCTCGAGCCTGGCTACTGCTCTGCCTGAAATGTCGCCCACAAGGTTGCCTCCAGTTTTTCTAGTCTGCACTCATGCTGACAAGCCCTATACTGAAAGTCCGCACGAACATCCCAATGCGAGAAAGATGGCGCTTGAAATATATGGTTTCTTGCGAACAAAGATTTATAAGGATCATCTCTTTCAAGATGTCTTCGTAGTTGATAACACAAAGTCGGGAAGTGAAAATGATTGTCAGGAGGTGATACGGCTGAGGGAAGAAATCCTTGCTATTGCCAAGGAATTACCTCatttgaaacaacccatcccatTGAAGTGGCTGAAGTATGAGAATGAACTCCACCGCCTTCGTGAAGAGGGTCACAAGTGGATACCTATAGAGAAAGCCATGGAAATCGCCTTTGATACGTGTGGTTTGAGGGATGATGACGAGTTTTGCGCGGCCACAAACTTTTTACATGATCAGagaattttgattcattttagtGGACAACAAGCGCTGGAAAGGATGGTTATACTGGATCTTCAATGGCTCATTGATATCTTCAGGAGTATCATTACCATTAGGCCTTATGAGCGATCAGAGAGAACCGTTGAAGATCTTTGGCATAAACTTGAAATGACGGGAATATTGGATGAAAGGCTGCTTATTCATGCCTGGAAGTCTTTGTCCGTGACCGAGGAAACCCACAGCAGCCTTCTGGCGATTATGGAAAGATTTAGCTTGCTCTGTTCCTGGCCAACTCAGGATGCAAACCAACAATATCTTGTACCGTCCATGCTCAAATCGGCTCCAACAGATGACGTTTTTAAGCTACTTGACTCGATTCAAGTTCCTTCGCTCTTCATAAGGTTTGAATTGGGTCGAGTGCCCCCTGGTCTTTTCCCCCGTCTTGTCCTACAGTTTTACCAGTGGAGCAAGAAGGAATGGAAGAGTCCAGTAAATCCTGAACTGTCTCGAAACTTTGCGCTGTTTCATATACTTCCTGATCAAGGAACTTCCGTCATTTTACTTTGTCATTCTTTCTGTATCGAAGTCGCGGTTCACACCGGAGATTGTGCCGTTGAAACAGCAACATCAGGTCTCAATTATGGCAATTTTGATATGTCTACAAGCCTTGCAATCCACTGGCAGCTTAGAATGATTCTAGAGAGCATGCGAAATGAGTTTGACTGGCTAAGCAACATACGATTCGAAATGTGCGTCTGCTGTCCAATTTGTTCATTGAAAGGAACTGTCAAATGCCGTGCTCACGATGTGCGTGGCTGCGAGTGTCTACATTTACTGTCGGAATCAGAGTTACAGCAATGCCAATTCTGCACCAAACCTGGTATCCGAGgagattgcaggattcgcatTCAGATGTTTGCaccatggttttctttttcagttgCACAAGCAAGAGGAACTTCAGTCAATCAG ACATCTCTTGGGTATGGCACCGTTGGAAGAAGCCCTGCTTCTCTTAAGAAAG CTGCGTCTGAAAAGGCACTTGCTTTGCCCGAAGAAGTTGTAAATGCTATTCACGTTCCATCATGTGATCCTAAGGGTGTCGTGTTACGGTTTCAAGAGAGTCTTCATTTGACGCCTACAGCACTGGATAATCCAGAGAACGAGGACAAACGTTGGATCCGTTGTTTCGCTAATACAGCAAAATCCCAAAACAGAAATGATGTAGTCGAATACTTGAGGAATATTGTACCTGCTGGAACTACTG GACCATTGTTAGATGAGGGCCTTGATGTCCAATGCATTCCTTTCAAGCAAAGAATGGAGTTAACGTTTTTTCTTACTG TCGGTGGGCGATGGAAAGAGCTTGCAATCAGATTAGGAATTTCTAACAACGGAATAAGCTTCCTCGACGAGAGACATACTAATCCAAGTGATGTTCTACTTGATATTATGGCGAAGCATCACCCCTTTCATGTCGGTGAACTTTACGACATGTTAGTAGAAAGTGAGCTTCCTCTAGCTGCTGACATCCTGTAG